From Triticum aestivum cultivar Chinese Spring chromosome 7B, IWGSC CS RefSeq v2.1, whole genome shotgun sequence:
ATTGGGGATGGCAAGCAATGTCGGATGcgaaagcagggggctgggcactccgacatccacatacagccaccgcgttCGGAACCCACTCATGGAAGGTGAAAGGCTATAATCAATCCCCAAGGCGGCCGTCtctgccacggcctggaagctcacgcaccccaagcACTGCAAGGGGTCGGTCAGGCGCAAGGAGAAGAAGTGATGCGAGAGGGCaatggaaggagcaatgcccaccatggctttgcAGACGAAGGCGAATACATCAAGAAGGGTAGCGGATTGAGGATCAaggtgcatcatatggatctgatagtgggagagcaccgcattaaaaaaggcggagaaaggagaaccaggccagcccacagggcgtcgacgGAGAATCGAACCTCCATGACGATCCTGTCAACGGAGGCGTGGGACGCAGGCCAAACCATCGTCCTtccgcactcgttgaagctggaggcgagtgCGGGGTGGACCTTCTCCAAGGCCTCCAGAttgagcaccagcgaccggccGACGGCGGGCTCGATTGCCGGAGGCGAACTGGATGAGGACACgggcttcttcctcttctctttgctagttggcgccatggcgatggaggggGAAGCGCTCAAGTCAGATTGGAAGCGGAAACAGAGgttcgaggaagagaggggaacaGGAAGCACGCGTGCAGCAAAGAGGAAATAACTGTGTAAAGcttcgtggccgcctagccaggcggatattgggggagcatggggaagcggagatgcccacgtcccatcagtcgccacgcgtcaaccaaggccgcaggctgttggggcctgcggcgctctgcacttgccctttggcttcgctgctaagccaagtcagagcgcgccttgggcctgcgggctactatcggcgttctggaaacgggggtccctagacttgcctgcctgcggcctgcggcgtggctcgagcagtggcccagtacgacccgtcttcatcaacccaagtttaagaccctcgcgaggggccaggccttgcggggcggacgacacaaggcttccttaggggcggcctcaccaggtaggctcgcgaggaggcggatagatcaaggcaaggagtacctcgcaaggtgctcaggacacaagccatgacgatcaagaccaggcgggcgccagcctgcacagtgtcctcgtttcctctttggtgcaaagggggcaagcgcaggtgcggagtaccgaggcatcaggcaaaggcttccatattgatgcaacgagaccaagaccagcagagcggcaggacggagatcaccgtggagcccaagacggcgtcatcaccagtgcctttgacaGACGAAGACCaattttagtcaggatagcttgtactagctgccccccttcaaaatggccgttgttggctcccttcctgctcaatatttgggaagaggatcagggcctctataaatagagataaccaccacagtagaaggggatcCTATCGAATCCTTCCCTAGTAGAAcgccgcaccagctcaagaacacccctcgcgaggctgttcttcctctgtattgttcatcatcagccctagaggcaatccaccacaccacacactggattagggtattacaccacaacggtggcccgaaccagtataaacctcgtgtcccttgtgttgttcatcgtgctagcttagaatcgcggcgaggttttggggcgtgaatcggtagggagaagatcttcgtgcgcaccccagagttcgaaccttaagggttttgccggaacccgatattcgACAGCCTCCGTCCGGGCTCGGCCCTGGCCCAGCAGCTAGTCGATTCACCGTTGCTGCTCATAAAGTGCGACGGCTGCCCGCGACAGGTCGTGCATCGTGTTTTGACCACCCCAGAACATcctggatgggtgttcatcaagtgcaaaAAGATAAGGTGCATGCTTCTTTTTATTCGGTTCTGCTCCCAGATTCGGCCCATGTTTGGCAGCTTATTCTCGAACTTGTGTGTAGGATGGATGCAACTCTTGGTATTGGAAAGAAGAATACATCGATCTATTGGTAGCAGGAAATTTGGTAGATGCTCGTGCACTCCTAGCTAGAATAGAGGTCAGAGATGAGACTAGAGATGATATTATATgcgaagcaacatctacttctttagaATCACAGAAGAAAGAAGTGCGCAAGCTTGAGAAGTCACAGATCAACAATGGAGACATATATAAGATATTAATTCAattagtgggagcagttatggaaattggatatcttttaaaatgtttaattgtgattttttttttctttggtcttgctcttctagcaaaaaattGGTGATTCTTGTTTTCTTTAATGAAATAAAGAAATGTAATGGCAAAAGACATTACACATACGAGCACCGGCCAGCCGTGGTGGACCATATGCGTTTGCGCATTGAGAGGGTGTTTGGTTGCCATCCTGAGACAAAGATGCGTGGCCTGTAGTGTGCCTGAAATCTGCCTGGACCCCGTTTGGTTGGTGGCCTGATGAATCTGCTGGTAACCTGGCCTGGAACACATACAAGGATGATTAGCCTGGCCAGCTGTCCAGGCACATGGTTAGGCTGAACCAGGCCATCCAGATTGGACGCCTGGAGACGCAAATGCACTTACCTGGCATCGAAAGTTGAGCAAACAGTGCTAATTAAAGAGATCAGAAGCTGGCCCACTTGTCTACTAGTAGTCCAGGCTCGGGCAACAAACCAAACAGCACCTATAGCAGGCAGCCTGATCAGGCAAAATTTCTTCAATCTTCATGCACACAGCAGACATCAAATTTTCTCAGGCACATCTCCGAGGGCAGCAACCAAAACCCCCCTAAGCGCACGACCAGTGCACCACGGAAAATTGGACGGATGCCGTTTCATTGCCATTTTCATACGGACGAAATTCAGATAAAACAGACATGGTTTGGGTCGCGCTTTAGAGTTGGCTTGATAGAAGCGGTAGAACATGTCATGTCTCCCTGGTAACACTGGCAATTAACTGGTCCAGTGTAAATTGCAGAGACGAAGCGAAATCGGAGACGAAGATTCTATtcgcctctctcgctctctctctctcttcccttcTTCTCTCGTTACTTCCGCCTCCCCACCGTCTCCCCTCCCCTCCGATACACCCCCCTTTTCCGCGCTCCCGGTTCATCGGCGTGCCGCACCACCCCAAGACGGCGGCGAGGAACCTAGGTGAAGAACACAGAAGAATTCGCGTGTCCTTTGATCGATTGATGAGCGgaaggccgcggcggcggggacgacgaTGAGGGCGGATCTCAGCACCATCCAGCAGACGCTCACgccagaggcggcggcggcgctggcgcgaGCCATGGACGAAGCGGCTCGACGGAGGCACGTCTCCACCACGCCGCTCCACGTCGCCGCCGCGCTGCTCGCCGCGCCGGCTGGCCTGCTGCGCCAGGCCTGCGCGCGGGCCGTGGCCGCGGGAGGCGCTGCTGCCGCCTCTGGTGGCGCCGGCGCGCACCCGCTCCACTGCCGCGCTCTTGAGCTCTGTTTCTCCGTCGCGCTAGACAGGTTGCCTGCCTTTGCGGGGGGCGCGATTGGAGGCGGGGCCGCTGCTCCTCCCGTTTCCAACGCGCTCGTTGCGGCTCTCAAGCGCGCGCAGGCCCAGCAGCGGCGGGGCTGCCCTGAGGCGGCACAGCAGCCGCTCCTCGCCGTTAAGGTGGAGCTCGAGCAGCTCGTGCTCTCCATCCTCGACGACCCTTCGGTCAGCCGCGTCATGCGCGAGGCGTCCTTCTCATCTTCTGCCGTGAAGAACACCATCGAACAGTCTCTCACCTCACCCTCCCCGTCGTCTTCCACCGCAGCGTCTAGTCCTGTACCGACGCCAACCCCCTTCTCCCCATCCCTTTCCTCTCTTCTGCGCGCCGGCACCGCTAACGCATACATCAACCCTCGGCTGGCGGCTGCGGCGGCTGGAGCCAGCTGCGGGGATGATGCGCGCAAGGTGCTTGATGTCATGCTCAAGCCAGCGCGCCGCAACCCGGTGATCGTCGGAGACTCCGGACCGGACGTGGTTCTGAAGGAGGCCATTCGAATAATCCCAGCGGCCAGCTCCGCTGCCCTCGCTGCAGCCAAGATCCTGCATCTGGAGGCGGAACTCACCAAGCTTGCTGGCGACAAGGTGGCGATGGCGGAGAGGATCGGGAAGCTGGGCGCCGTAGTCGAGAGGCTCGTCGGCGAGCACGGCGGGGTGGTTCTTGACCTCGGGGACCTGAAGTGGATGGTGGAAGGCCCTGCCGCGTCGTCGTCTGAGGGGGGCAAGGCGGCCATTGCTGAGATGGGGCGTCTGCTCAGGCGTTTCGGGCGCGGTGAAGTGTGGGCCGTCGCCACTGCAGCGTGCGCCACGTACCTCAGGTGTAAGATCTATCACCCAGGAATGGAGGATGAATGGGATCTCCAAGCCATGCCGATCGCCCGCAGCACACCGCTTGCTGGAGCTGCTCTGAGGTGCGTCTGCGTTCGTGTTCTGATTCTTTGTTAGATCTAACATGTCTGGTCTTGTTGATTACTGCTTAGTCATGCTGAACCAAATTATTACTTACTCTGcaattggttcataggataggaaagtcataggaataAGAATCCTCTAACATGCTCAAGGGATGTCACAGAGCTACAATGTTCttcttgtgtaaaaaagacaaggAAAGTCGGGGAGCTTATGAAATTGAAATAGTTCTTTTGAAAAGAGTGAAATGAGTATTTCAAAAATTGAAATGAGTCTTCTAAAATTGAACTTGGTATGTCACGAATTGAAATTGATCTATTAGGAATGGAAGCCTGTCTTTTGAAAATTGAAATGAGCACTGTTCATGGGCTAGCCTGAAGGGAAGTCAGGTTACTGTAGCTTACCTGACTTCCCTTCGAATGTTAGAGGATCCAGCTCCGTACCGGAAGTCCTATGAATAGGAATAGTAAAGAAGATGccctttggttcacatcataggattttttccattgagtctaggctaatgtttattttcctacgaaatgtggaggataggaagaattcctccataggaataggattctattcctacaaaccaaagggctctaaaggaatttttcctatacaaatcctatcctatgggattcctacaaaattcctacaTACCAAAGGAGGCCTGATTTTTTTTTGGATGATTGAAAACTTTGATATGACAAACAAACAGGTTTTTAGTTTAGGGCAGTTGACGCTACTCTATAAACGTTGTTGCTTTTTTGTGTAGCAGTGGTAGCCTTGTAGTCTCACCCATTATAGTTCAGTTCCACAGATTAACGAGTTACTAAATTTTGTTAGGCCTGGAAGCAGTGGAACTCTCAGCAACTCGGTGGGGATGTTATCACCAATGCTCCGGCCTTTGCCGGTGACACCAACACCTCTCAGATGGCCGCCAGGGGGTGGCCATACTCAGATGGTGAAGCCGGCCATGTGCATGCTCTGCAAGGGTGGTTATGAGAGTGAGCTCGCCAAACTTGCAGCGGAGCGGACGGCAGTATCCGTCCCTGAGGCTGCTAACCCTAGTTTGCCGCACTGGCTGCAGCGGACCAATGATCAAAATCAGGTTTGTGTTATTTCCATGTTTAATCTCGACAAAACCAACTCTTATTCTATCGAAAACCTGATTGGTATAATCCTTCTCTTTTTATACAGTCTAAGGCACAAGAGTTGAAATGGAAAAGGAGCACAGATGAGCTTGAGAAGAAATGGCGTGAGACCTGTGCCCATATCCACTTGACCCATGCTGGAGCGCCAGCACTCTCCGTGCCATTGGCCTCGTCCGGAACATGTCCACGTGTTGAGGTCAACTTGCCTATTGCAAGGGGTGCTGCTATTCAGACTCTTAAGATGAACACTAACCGGGATAAGCCAGCATCCAGCCCGATAGTTGACCTCCACAAGAGCCCACCAGGAAGCCCAGTGAAAACTGATCTTATGCTGGGTCGCTTGGACCCTGCCATCAATCCTACTATGGATAAAGAGCGGAAGGAAAATTATGAGGGGCTAACTGCCCTGCAGAAGGCTAAGATAGCTGGAATTTCAGATATTGATTCCTTCAAAAGGCTCATCAAGGGGCTGACAGAGAAGGTTAGCTGGCAGTCTGATGCCGCTTCAGCCATTGCTGCTGTTGTTGTACAATGCCGATCTGGAAGTGAGAAGCGTCGGACCCTTCGAACAAGAGGTGACATGTGGCTCATGTTTGTTGGCTCTGATAAGGCAGGTAAGCGGAAAATGGTGAACGCGTTGTCTGAGCTGATGGCAAACACGAGACCAGTAATTGTGAACTTTGGTGGTGACTCCGAATTGGGAAGGGCTAAGAATGATGGACTGAACATGGGTCTCTGGGGGAAAACTGCACTTGATCGGGTCACTGAGGCAGTTCGGCAGAACCCATTCTCAGTAATTGTTCTGGAATGCATTGATCGATTGGACATAGTTGTTCGTGGAAAGATCAAGCGGGCAATGGAGACTGGTCGTCTGCCGGACTCTCGTGGCCGTGAGGTCAGCCTTGGCAATGTCATCTTTGTTTTTACCACCAATTGGGTACCTGATGAACTTAAAGGGCCGGACGTCGAGTCTTTACTACAAGGTGAACTAAGAATGTTGGAGATGGCAGGCTCTAGTTGGCAGCTAGAGCTCTCGATTGGGGACAAGAAGGCCAAGCACCGAGCAGATTGGCTATGTGATGATGTTCGCCCTGCAAAGGTAGCAAAAGATTTGTCCAGTAGCCATGGTTTGTCGCTTGACCTCAATTTGGCAGTTGGTGCCTTGGATGACACCGAGAGTTCACATAATTCTAGTGATGTCTCAGTGGAGCAAGAGCAAGAGAAAGGGCAGCTTGCAGTACTGTGTTCGACGCCTGCCCCTGACTGCGATCTATTGGGACTCGTTGACGATGCCATTGTGTTTCGACCAGTTGACTTCAATCCATTTCGGAAGACTATTAGAGATTGCATATCAGCAAAATTTGAATTGGTCATTGGGAGCATCAATTCATTCAGAATCGATGAAGATGCCATTGACCATATGGTTAGCAGTGTCTGGCTCACTGATGAGAGGTTCGAGGACTGGGCTGGAGAAGTAATTATGCCAAGCATTGAACGATTGTGGCGCAACGTAAAGCATGATAGCGCTCGTGCTGTCGTCCGTCTCGCATTAGTTGCGGACGAGGCGTTGCCAAGGTGGGGTGAGGGAA
This genomic window contains:
- the LOC123156446 gene encoding protein SMAX1-like, translating into MRADLSTIQQTLTPEAAAALARAMDEAARRRHVSTTPLHVAAALLAAPAGLLRQACARAVAAGGAAAASGGAGAHPLHCRALELCFSVALDRLPAFAGGAIGGGAAAPPVSNALVAALKRAQAQQRRGCPEAAQQPLLAVKVELEQLVLSILDDPSVSRVMREASFSSSAVKNTIEQSLTSPSPSSSTAASSPVPTPTPFSPSLSSLLRAGTANAYINPRLAAAAAGASCGDDARKVLDVMLKPARRNPVIVGDSGPDVVLKEAIRIIPAASSAALAAAKILHLEAELTKLAGDKVAMAERIGKLGAVVERLVGEHGGVVLDLGDLKWMVEGPAASSSEGGKAAIAEMGRLLRRFGRGEVWAVATAACATYLRCKIYHPGMEDEWDLQAMPIARSTPLAGAALRPGSSGTLSNSVGMLSPMLRPLPVTPTPLRWPPGGGHTQMVKPAMCMLCKGGYESELAKLAAERTAVSVPEAANPSLPHWLQRTNDQNQSKAQELKWKRSTDELEKKWRETCAHIHLTHAGAPALSVPLASSGTCPRVEVNLPIARGAAIQTLKMNTNRDKPASSPIVDLHKSPPGSPVKTDLMLGRLDPAINPTMDKERKENYEGLTALQKAKIAGISDIDSFKRLIKGLTEKVSWQSDAASAIAAVVVQCRSGSEKRRTLRTRGDMWLMFVGSDKAGKRKMVNALSELMANTRPVIVNFGGDSELGRAKNDGLNMGLWGKTALDRVTEAVRQNPFSVIVLECIDRLDIVVRGKIKRAMETGRLPDSRGREVSLGNVIFVFTTNWVPDELKGPDVESLLQGELRMLEMAGSSWQLELSIGDKKAKHRADWLCDDVRPAKVAKDLSSSHGLSLDLNLAVGALDDTESSHNSSDVSVEQEQEKGQLAVLCSTPAPDCDLLGLVDDAIVFRPVDFNPFRKTIRDCISAKFELVIGSINSFRIDEDAIDHMVSSVWLTDERFEDWAGEVIMPSIERLWRNVKHDSARAVVRLALVADEALPRWGEGREGLPATVTIAIDGM